Proteins found in one bacterium genomic segment:
- a CDS encoding DUF4276 family protein produces MASHLVLLVEEPSMEEFLKTLLPRMLPDGPTFGIRVFGGKADLLGKLDQRLRAYQRWLPPDWRLVVIVDRDNDDCHELKAQLEESATNAGLRTRSQTGTSAWQLVNRVVIEELEAWYFGNWDAVCAAYPRVNPGIPQRSGYRDPDDIRGGTWEAFERILKRSGYFTTGLRKIEAAQAVAAHISVDRNRSRSFAHFWNAIAEVAA; encoded by the coding sequence ATGGCGAGTCATCTTGTGCTGCTCGTCGAGGAGCCGTCCATGGAGGAATTCCTGAAGACGCTGCTGCCGCGCATGCTCCCCGATGGACCGACGTTCGGCATCCGCGTCTTCGGCGGCAAGGCCGACCTCCTCGGCAAGCTCGACCAACGACTGCGTGCCTACCAGCGCTGGCTGCCCCCCGACTGGCGCTTAGTGGTCATAGTGGACCGAGACAACGACGACTGTCACGAACTCAAGGCACAACTGGAGGAGTCGGCCACGAATGCCGGGCTACGCACGCGATCCCAAACCGGAACCAGCGCCTGGCAACTCGTCAACCGCGTCGTCATCGAAGAACTCGAGGCCTGGTATTTCGGCAACTGGGATGCCGTGTGTGCCGCGTACCCGAGAGTCAACCCGGGTATTCCTCAACGAAGTGGCTATCGCGATCCGGACGACATCCGAGGTGGAACTTGGGAAGCCTTCGAGCGAATCCTGAAGCGGTCCGGCTACTTCACCACAGGACTCCGGAAGATCGAGGCGGCGCAGGCCGTTGCAGCGCACATCTCGGTAGATCGGAATCGCTCGCGAAGCTTCGCCCACTTCTGGAACGCAATCGCAGAAGTAGCAGCCTGA
- a CDS encoding AAA family ATPase has product MTPARTAAPTAATSPPRIEYLKVRNFRALRSVEFKKLTPLTVLLGPNGSGKSTVFDVFAFLAECFDAGLRRAWDRRGRALELKTRGSPGPVTIEIKYRESTQPKTPLITYHLSVDEFRGRPVVEHEWLSWTRGSRGRPFRFLEFKRGGGEAVWGNEPDERAEREGRQLSSPDLLAVNALGQFQEHPRVAALRDFISGWYVSYLAADSARSQPEAGPHERLSRTGDNLANVIQYLNEQHPRRLRRIFALLGRRVPQIESVSAATMADGRLLLKIKDLPFDDPVLARFASDGTLKMLAYLVLMHDPEPPPFIGLEEPENFLHPRLLAGLAEECRGTAERTQLLVTTHSPFFINSLGPDEVRILWRDENGHTQAQPLSALRGIAEFVEQGAQLGSLWMEGHFGVGDPLTAHGAPIHALA; this is encoded by the coding sequence GTGACCCCCGCCCGGACGGCAGCTCCGACCGCCGCGACATCGCCTCCGCGGATCGAGTACCTGAAGGTTCGGAATTTCCGTGCGCTCCGGAGTGTCGAGTTCAAGAAGCTGACGCCGCTGACCGTGCTGCTCGGCCCCAACGGCAGTGGCAAGTCCACGGTGTTCGACGTGTTCGCATTCCTCGCAGAATGCTTCGACGCGGGGCTACGGCGTGCCTGGGACCGCCGCGGGCGAGCACTGGAACTCAAGACCCGCGGCTCACCAGGCCCGGTGACGATCGAGATCAAGTACCGCGAGAGCACACAGCCCAAGACGCCGCTGATCACCTATCACCTCTCCGTTGATGAGTTCCGCGGAAGGCCGGTCGTCGAACACGAATGGTTGAGTTGGACCCGGGGAAGCCGCGGCAGGCCGTTTCGTTTCCTGGAATTCAAGCGCGGCGGTGGGGAAGCCGTCTGGGGCAATGAGCCCGACGAGAGGGCCGAGCGAGAAGGTCGCCAACTGAGTTCACCCGATCTGTTGGCGGTCAACGCCCTCGGGCAATTCCAGGAACATCCACGCGTCGCCGCCCTACGCGACTTCATCAGCGGCTGGTATGTGTCGTACCTCGCTGCTGACAGTGCACGATCGCAACCGGAGGCGGGACCGCACGAACGTCTCAGTAGAACCGGCGACAACCTCGCCAACGTCATCCAGTATCTCAACGAGCAGCATCCGCGCAGGCTCCGGCGCATCTTCGCGCTACTCGGTCGACGCGTCCCACAGATTGAGAGTGTTTCGGCAGCGACGATGGCCGATGGCCGCCTCCTCCTGAAGATCAAGGATCTGCCTTTCGACGATCCGGTACTGGCACGCTTCGCGTCCGACGGAACCCTCAAGATGCTGGCCTACCTGGTGCTGATGCACGACCCGGAGCCCCCACCCTTCATCGGCCTGGAAGAACCGGAGAACTTCCTGCACCCTCGGCTCCTGGCCGGACTCGCCGAGGAGTGCCGCGGCACAGCCGAACGCACGCAACTGCTCGTCACGACCCATTCCCCCTTCTTCATCAACTCGCTCGGGCCCGACGAGGTTCGGATTCTTTGGCGCGACGAGAACGGGCACACGCAGGCCCAACCCCTCTCCGCACTGCGCGGCATCGCCGAGTTCGTCGAGCAAGGAGCTCAGCTCGGCTCCCTCTGGATGGAAGGACACTTTGGGGTGGGCGATCCGCTAACCGCACACGGCGCACCGATCCACGCTCTCGCCTGA